Genomic segment of Camarhynchus parvulus chromosome 1A, STF_HiC, whole genome shotgun sequence:
GAGGAAGTCAGCTGTGAGGAATCACTGGAGTATTCTGGGCTTCCTTCTGGCCAGCTGCGCCTGGCAGAGCCCCCTCTGGGACCCGCTACCCCAGCACCAAGATAGTGACACTGCTCTTCTGTCACAGGCTGAAGCCGACCATGCGACCCTATGCCTTGGCTGGACTCCTCATGGCTGGTCTCCATAGAGCCCCGGCGACTCCTGTAGGCCCGCGGGGGCAAAGCCGCCCCCTCTGCCGGAGCAGAGCTCTGCGTGTGCACATGGAACTCAAAGACACAGCTCGCCCTGCCATCGGCACTGTGGGAGAGCACAGCCGGGGCCGAGTGCGGAACAAACACCTGGTGGAACGTCAtctgagctgcctctgtgctcaGGGGAGCTGAAACACTGGATAATGGAGAAAGGGGACCCAGCCCAGAATCCAGCCTCAGGCTCTGAACGTGTCGTGCCAGATATGTTTGCCCCGATTGAAAGTCGAACACAGAGCTTTGTGGAGGACCACCTTGCCCATGGTTTGACTCAGAGACCTGCTTCAAATGCTGTTCAGTCACGTGAGAGTTATAAGCTACTTGATCATACTGCTCCGATACCTGTGATGGATAGTGCATGCCCACCAAATATACAGCTTCTGGATGCATCCTGTAGTGAGCATCCTCTGGAGGTGTTGGTCCAGATCTATAGTCACTGTGGACAGGAGCTTGCTCAAACACGGGATTAACTTGCACATGCAGAGGCTCTCCAGCGactctctgagctgctgtgcccagcataACAAATGCCTCTGGAGTCCAATTGGTGGGACTACCACCAGGTGGAACTAAGCTCTGGCCAGTCTTCAGCAAGGGCTGGAAGTGGCAAGTTTGGGCTTCCAAAAATGAAGTGCTCTTGCGCCGCTGAGCAATTGCCACCTTCGGCGGGCAGACAGGTGGTGGTGAGAAAGACACCGGCCGTTCATGAACGGTTGGGAAAAATATCTGTGAATCTGGGAACGGTGGTGTTCCCCCACGAGGATGCTGAGGCTGTATTGACATGAACAAGACAGGTAATTCATACATTAAAAGTGAAAGCACATCAACATGCACAGTTCACTAGGCAGTTCTGTGAAGTAACTTTATAGAATTTATACTCAATTCATGGTCAAAAACATACAGTACTTAGGAAATTTAGGTGAGTTGTAAATATCCATTAAATACATCCATGGCAGGCATAGCTGCAATTGGGAACATTTGCTGGTGttagagctgcttttccagttcAATTCCAATAGTTCACAAAAAGAAACCCATTTTGCTCCTGACAATGGAATGAGACTTATTGTCATGGCCTATCCATTGTGATCAGTGCTTGAAATCCAATCAAACCCCTGAGGTCACTGCCATATGTGGAATATGAAATTCAGAACTTGAGAACAGCAACAATGCAAAGCCTCTAATTTGCACTCAGAAGATGACATTAGATGTTAGTACTTTCCAATACAAACACCACAGTGCTAGTGTCCTGTATGCTACCCAAAAAgctaaaaggaaatattttgtaagACAAAATATCATTAAAGTTTATGCAATTAATAATAAGTTGATTAATcataatttatcattttaaaatatcatttaatataatattttataagaCAAAAACATCATTTAATCGCTTATGATCATACCTCTTCATATAAAAAATTAGCATTCATTGAAACAAACTTAACTATTGCCTGGACAATAAAACATTCACAGGTTTAATAACAGCAGAGTCCTCAGGCAATTTCACTCCATCTGAGGTACTACAGAGGAGGCTCATCTTATTTAAGAGTTGTAGGGAATATTTCACTAAAGAGAGTTCTATATAAGAACGTCAAACAATTGAGTAATTTTGCATCTTTTCACCTCTGCCTGCAGTATGCCCAGAGACAATGTATTCTCTTccctaatggaaaaaaaaattgcaggagCCAGCAGTAAGTATACTGTTCAAGACAAATGGCATTTATGTGCTTTTCAAGTTGCTGTTTCCACATTGTTTACTTTCTCCTCAGCCTCTTTTGTCcggaaaagcagcagcaaatttcCATATTGACTGATGCTAATGAGAAGGTCCTACAGATGAGGTACCTTTCCTATGTTCTAAACCTGGTTCCAATTACttcatttacataaaaatacttCTCAAATTTTATCTTGTGTAAACTGAAGCTCAAAATTAAAAGGAATCTTCCTCCTCTACTGCACATTATCTTTGCACCTGACTTTCTAAGAAATATGAAACTACTGCTCCTTCCCATTAAGAAGAAGTTGAAGTGGCATTTCTGATAagaatttacaaaaaatacctcaaaactATTCATACTTTAAATATCTAATATCACTATAACAGCTAGCCAAAGCTTTAAGAATAAGCAGCCACAACAATCAGGTTTTAAAAGCTTGCTGTTTTGTGAAGGGCTTAATTAACATTCAGTGTTTATTAAgaagttgaaaaataaaaagtcttcTGACTTTGGGTATTAAGAACCAGTCTTCCCTTTACCTTCTGTGGTACACTGGgtaatttacatttatattgtCCTAAAAGACAAGATACAAGCAGTCAGCCACTGTCTGATAATGTTTACCAGTACTGCttcatagaaataaataaaaataacaaaatcaaCATTCCAGCAGCACAGTATGAGGAACTGACTTTTCAATTTCTCCCTTTAAAAATGCCCAGAGCCCAGGATGTATTTAATGATAACTTATCTTACTGTGCCAGGAGGCAAATGGTAACACATACAGGACTGACAGAGAGGGAGGGCAGGCTGGAGCGTCGATGCTTGCGTGGAGAGGCAGAGTGCATGGGCAGGACACTTTCCAGGGCTTTAGAAAGCTTTTCTGCAAAGGTTTCTTCAGGGACAGTCCGAAGgtagaaaggagaaagaggtgCAGACAGCGCTGGTGGTGGGGTGCAAGGAGCACTGAGAGGGATGCAGGACAtacagggaagagcaggaaggtgGGGGACACAAACTGACATGCTACGACCACGTTGAGGctaaaggaggaaaacaaaagttaAGAAttgaacacttaaaaaaaaaaagtaataacaaaaccagcaaaaactATAATGAGgtagaaaagaaatgaagacaTACAATGGAAGGCCCAATATTGACTAATATGTGGTACCACAAGATATGAGAATGCTGAATGAATGCCAGGACACACTGGGAGCAACAGGCTGTGAGCACCTCTGAGGAGCCAAGTTTGCCTTGGGTTACTGAGCAGTGTGGAAAGCTCCCTAGAACCCTCATGAGAAACACATGGAAGGCACATCAgacaaagaatattttctcctgGACTACAAGACACAGCCCTAGTGTGTGTACTCAAAGCACCTGGTAGTCTGACAAGTAAAATCTTAGATACTAATGAGCTTTCAAACACTGATTAGTTATTAGAGTGAATGTGTGTTCACAGGTGTCACCCAGTTCTACTGGAGCAGTCCCTCTGGTCAAATTATGAATTAATGTATGCAGCTAGCTCTTTATTAACTGAAACTTCACCATAAAAATGTAAACCTTACATTTCTACAACACGAGTTGTGGCAAAAACTCAGTTTAATCAGtgaaaaattctgtaaaattagTCTTAAAACAAGCACCTTCCAGATGCTGGGCCAATAAAAACATCTGGATTTTGTAATTTTGCCACAATCCAAAAGGTCAAAGATCAAAATCCACTCCAAtcagaagaaacagaataaagtTTTGAGGTGGGATTTGCATTTTTTGGTTCAAGGGCTTCtgttattgctttttttttgaggggttgtattgtgttttgctgtgggtttttaAGTGAATGAAaatatgatatttttaaagaggCAGTATACACTTCTTATGGAGTTAATCCACAATATctcaaagtaaataaaattaaatacagacctccagagagaaaacagcaagaTATTCAGTGGAGATCTGACTTTCAAGATTTCTGTTGGGAGAAATCTTGCTAAACTGATTCAATTTTGGGAGAGAGATAGAAAAGAACTCAAATAGTTAACTAAATACATCTTCATCTATTCCAAGGCAGGAGTAGTTCTATATCATTCCTGACTCTAATTTATCCAAATAGTTCAGAAGCATCTGCACTGATGGAAATGACAATACTTATCTATCTTTGCTGAGTATTAAATAAACCCCTTCCCAAACAATAATTCATGCTGCAGTTTAGACTTATCATTCCTTATTCTATCTAACAACAATGTTGTGATCTGATCAGCCTCTCCTTATTTCAAAGAAGCTTTTTACAGCTTTCTCTCTCCTCAAGCTTATATAGACTCAATTATTTCAGTCTTCCCACGTAAACCacaatttttgcatttctcctgGGGTTTAACACTCTCCTCTGAATTTTCTCCCAAACCACCCTCCAATTCATTAAACCAAGGTGTCCAGGATAGACTTACCAATAGCCAAGAGCAGAACTATTATTTCATATAATGGGATGTTTGTCTTTTTCATGACAGCATGATGTTTTTGACCATGTCCAGCTTGTGGGTCCAATGTAATccctgactttttaaaaatttattttgcaaaatggCTTCCTAGCCAGTGGTTATTCATTATGTCCTTGTGTAGCTGATTATTCCAGTTTAAGTGCACCGACCTTGTTCTTGTCCTGATCAAattgaattctgtgattctctttAAGGCCATTTCTTCAGTTGTCAATATAATTTCAACCTGTCAGCCCTTCCCAACAAAGGGTCAGTAGTCCCTGTAGTCTGCCAGCTTCCTGGTGCCACTGTTGTCACCACACAGCATTGAGCACGTTTTTGCAGCAAACTACACAGCTTAGCTGTTCCTTTATCATGTGCTTGttgctctccctcctcctcccaaaaGATTCTGGTCTCTCAACCTGGAAGCCAGCCACCCCAAGAGAGTGACATGGCTTCTGGCCCAGCATGTGCCCACACTCCAAAATATGGCTTACCCAGAAGAGCAGCTTATTTAGAGGGATTAAGAACTCATCATCAAGGACTAACAGTACCACATGCCTCAGGTTAAGTATCTTTGAAAAAGATGGAGATGCTTTGATTGTGGGTGATAGCAGCCTGTCTGTCAAAATCCTAGTTACACCAGTGATTCTGTAATAAAGCCTACATTCACAGGTACCAGAAGAAGTGAGGACCCTCAATCTTAAGTGTCACATCTTCTCCTTTATGGTGTTACTACATTATACCATAATGTCTGCCTCAATCttggatttttatttgtgtaaaaAACAAGCGACAAGGGAACCACTGAAGACAATATAAAAGTAGCAGAAGTTCTACTCCAGAATTAGAATAGATTTCTGCATACTCTCTCACTCAGATCTAAAAACATACCAAGGAAAAAACATACCAAAATAAAAGGGCAACACAAATGAACATAGTAGGAAAAGTATTTGTGCCCAGTGCAGactttccagggaaaaggaatACACATGATGAGCAAATCAACACAAGCTAGAAATAAAACTGGGAACAAGGATGTGGGGTCTTTTCAGTCTGGAACTCTCACATGCAACATTCTGTAACAGTTAAAAAAGTCTTACCTGCAAAATCTGCAATCAAAGTCTCACAGAACACACAAAGCAATTTCACATAGTGGCTTCAATTATTCTAATCCCTTCTTCAAACTAAACCAGCAGCTTGATCCCTGGTAACTtcatatacacatacacacaccaCCTTCTCGAGCAAGATTAAATGCTTATTTTCAAGAGGTAGTCTTGTTCTGAGGATGTTACTTTCAGTCACAAAAATTACTAACCCATTATTCTGCTTAACTGCAGCcaagattaaataaaaactttaaagtCAAAGACGCTCTTGCACTTTcatcttgcaaaaaaaaaaaagcccctgaACTCCTCCCATGCAGAATCTGTATCctatgcaaaacaaaacatacaTGGAAGATGGCCTGGCAGATTTCCTCTCACCTTTCACCAGACACACAAAACCAAGTAACCCCATGCATTTGCAGTGCTGTGAGGTGTGGCTTACCGCTGCAGGTGGCTGATAACCTCCATGCTGCTGGGACTGCACTTGGCCAACTGAAGCTGGGTATCCCTGGACTCCAGTGCTTGAGACTGACTGCTCATGCTGGGAACCAAAGGACACAGCCTGCTGACTGCCCACAGATTCAGTGTACACAGATGACCCCTGGCCACTGTCAACTGTTCCATCAGCTGCaaaagttaaggaaaaaaatctgcatttcgAGAACTGTAGTCTGgattaaaaatttcaaagatTCTATAACTGATCAAAtattaaactgatttttgtGCCATGTCACGTAGACCTCTATTATTATTTCACCTCTTGTAATATTTCagctgattttaaaatctttttttcctccattatGCCTTCCCCTAAAACCCtgaaaaaattactaatttcaGGAGTTCTTTGGGAACACATTTAAGAATAAACTGTATTTCCTACAAAAGGCTAGACTAGAAACAGAAACCTAAATTCCACATTATTATGAATGCTCTTTCAAGATctatttatcattatttttatttaactttatgCAGACACTTAAAACAGTTGTATTGTGCTGGCTGGCAGATGCACCATGTAGGCACAGTAGTGAACTAGGCATAATAGCCAATTTAAAATCCTGGTTATCTAATGAGCAGAcagtaatttgctttttaacttCATCATTCTAATACAGAAGCTGTCACCTTCCATCATGATTCAAATACTGATTCAAATGCTGGGATGGCAGAAGAAAAGATAGGATTATAAATTCATCTTTTCAGGTACAGTatgtaaaacagaaaatcaagacttttcagaaaagaaattatgagcTGAACTACTTGTAGATTAATCTCATTTCCACTTTAAAAGTAAGTTAACAAGG
This window contains:
- the LOC115910496 gene encoding uncharacterized protein LOC115910496, which gives rise to MYELPVLFMSIQPQHPRGGTPPFPDSQIFFPTVHERPVSFSPPPVCPPKVAIAQRRKSTSFLEAQTCHFQPLLKTGQSLVPPGGSPTNWTPEAFVMLGTAAQRVAGEPLHVQVNPVFEQAPVHSDYRSGPTPPEDAHYRMHPEAVYLVGMHYPSQVSEQYDQVAYNSHVTEQHLKQVSESNHGQGGPPQSSVFDFQSGQTYLARHVQSLRLDSGLGPLSPLSSVSAPLSTEAAQMTFHQVFVPHSAPAVLSHSADGRASCVFEFHVHTQSSAPAEGAALPPRAYRSRRGSMETSHEESSQGIGSHGRLQPVTEEQCHYLGAGVAGPRGGSARRSWPEGSPEYSSDSSQLTSSDTGDFQSPPPTGGSSSAFGSDFSLPIVQLPQKVLQESQLFICFPQGASTQQALSTSLSSGPPTSYPQVTGANPCTISLLFISHTKRETLLLDLLHVVVRISIHGGVFPPSLY